ACCGGTTGGTTTGATGAAATATTTAATTAATTTATTTTCTGATAAAAAAGACATTAGAATCCTTGATTTCTTTGCAGGTTCAGGAACAACAGGACAAGCAGTTTTAGAGCTAAATAAAGAAGATGGTGGAAATCGTTCTTTTGTTTTAGTAACTAATAACGAAAATAATATTGGTCAAAATGTTACATATGAAAGACTTTATAGAATTAATAAAGGTGAAGGAACAAATTCTCAAAAAGACTTTGAATGAATCAAGAAAAATGAAGCATTTGATACAAGTTTAAATGTGTTTTGATCTAAAACTTATAACACTTCATTGTTAAATAACAATATAACAAATCAAGAATTAAAAGATAAGTTTAAAAAACTTTTAGAAGATTTTGGAATCAATAAAGACAAAGAAAAAATTGATGATTCAATATTAAAAACACTTTCATCTTTAAGACCATATAAAGAAGAAAAAGAAGAAAAATAAAGTAAAAACAACAATTAGACGACCATACCTGAGGATTAATAATTACTAAAAAAGAAAGATAAAACAAGGAATGCAAAATAAACACTCAAGTGGGATTGGAAATCACTTTTAAAGAAATAAATGGAATAAATAGAATAGGCGAATTCATACAAAATTGTAAAAGTCAGAAATGAAATGCATATACTCTTGATATTAATGCATCTAATAATATTTTTATTAAAAAACAGGAGGATTTAGAATTAATTTAATTATAATTTAGCTTAAAAAATTACTTATAAGGAGAAAAAATGAACAAAAAAGAAGAACTTTTAAAAGATCATTTAAAGGAGTTAGAACAAATTTCTAAATCATCTTTAAATGAAAACCAAAAAGAATTAATTAAATTAAATTTAGAAATTTTAAAAAATAATGACAAAATTTCTATAGATGAATTTGAACAAATTTGAAGGTTTTTAAAACAAAGAGTAGCAACGGGTTTTGTTTTTGATGAAGCCCCAGAAATAAATAATCAAAGCATCGCAATACTTGAAAAAGACGAAAAATTATCTTTTTCTTCTTCAAAAATGAAGGATAATTTACAAAATTCTTTAATCATTGGAGAAAATTATGATGTTTTAAAGAATCTTATAGGAGTAGAGAGAGAGAGAGAGAGGATTCTAACTTCGATTTAATCTACATTGATCCTCCTTATAACACACAAAAAACATCTGATGACGGAAATAATTTAACTGATGAACAAATAACTGCTGATAAATTTATTTATCGTGATAAATTTTCAAGAACTGGATGATTAAATCTTTTAAGCGAAAGACTAAAATTAGCAAAACAACTTCTAAAAGAAAATGGTGTAATTTTAGTTTCAATTGATGATAATGAACAAGCTTATTTAAAAGTGTTAATGGATGAAATTTTTGGAGAAGAAAATTTCTTAGTTAATTTAATATGAATAAATGCTTGAGGTAGTAAACAAGATGCAAAATACTTTTCACAAAATCATGAATATATTTTAGTTTATGCAAAAAATATTAAAAAACTGAAGATTAAAAAAATAAACATTGCAGAAAATTCAGATCAATGAAAATGAAATGACAAAATTCAAAAATGAGAGAAAAAATTAGCAAATCTTCAAAAAGGAAGTAATGAAGAAACGATTTTTGATCGAAAGAAAATGGCATACATTATTTGATGAAATGAAAAATTAAATTTATTCAAAACAGATAATAATATTGACTTTAATTTAATTACTGAAGATTTAACAACTGATACAATAATTTATGATTATTCTACAAGTGAAAGACAATTATTAATTTCACAAGGCTATACTCCTATAATTCCAAAAATAGTTAGAAAAAATAAATATGGTAGATGAACAGTTTCTGAACAAACTTTTTTAGAAAAAGTTAAAAATAATGAGGTTAAAGTTCAGAAAATAAAAGATTCATATCAAATTTTTAGATATGATGTCCAAGATAAAATACCAAATTCAAAAGAACAAAATCCTAGAAGTGTAATTTTTAATTCTACACTAAATAAATTGCTAGAAAACGAAGACAATAATGAACAAATACAAAGGGTTTCTACAAGTGATGGAAGTTCGATACTTCGATCAATTTTTAATTTTGACTCTTTCTTTGATTTTCCAAAACCAGTTAATCTTATCAAGTACATAATTGACTTATTTCCTTCTAAAAACACAAGAGTTTTAGATTTCTTTGCAGGTTCAGGGACTACTGGACAAGCAGTTTTAGAACTAAATAAAGAAGATGGTGGAAATCGTTCTTTTGTTTTAGTAACTAATAATGAAAATAATATTGGTCAAAATGTTACATATGAAAGACTTTATAGAATTAATAAAGGTGAGGGAACCAAAGGTCAAAAAGACTTCGAATGAATCAAGAAAAATGAAGCATTTGATACAAGTTTAAATGTATTTTGATCTAAAACTTATAATACTTCATTGTTAAATAACAATATAACAAATCAAGAATTAAAAGATAAGTTTATAAAACTTTTAAAAGATTTCGGAATCAATAAAGATAAAGAAAAAATTGATGATTCAGTACTAAAAACTCTTTCATCTTTAAGACCATATAAAGAAGAAAATAAAGAAGAATAAAGAAAAAATAAAGTAAAAAGGAAAATATAATGGAACTTAGTGAAAAACAAGCTCAAGCAGTTGATTTATTAGTATATAAATGAAAAAAAGCATTTGATAATCAACAAAAAACTTCTATTACTTTTAAAGCACCTACAGGGTCAGGTAAAACATTTATAATTGCAAACTTTATTGATAGAGTAATGGAAGAATTTGATAAAAACTCAGGTAAAAAACTGGTTTTTATTTACAATACAATTTCTAATGCTGAATTACCTAAACAAACTTTAAATAAATTTGAAGATTATAAATTTCATTTAAATTCAATGAAAAATGCAACTATAAAATATAAAGAATCTCCTTCAAAACAAAAAGAAGCTAAAGGTGATCAAGAATATAATATTTTAGCTAAAGAAGCTGATATTTTTATTTTTGGTACCTCTTCATTTGGTAAGTCAACTATCTTTGTAAAAGAAGGAAAATTAGATGCTTTTATTGATGAATTAAGATTTGATTACTATGTTGTTTACATTAGAGATGAAGCACATATTGGTACATCAAAAATAAGTGAAAAGCCAGATGCAAAATCATTTGATAAAAAAATAAAAGAACTAGATAATGTTTTTGAATTAATGATGACTGCTACACCCAAAGAAAATGATGATATTGTGGAAATAACAAACAAAGATTTAGATGAAGATAATTGAAAACTTCTAAAAGCTAATAAAAATATCAATTTAAACATCTCTTACGAATCTACAGATGAAATAGATAATTCATTTCTATTAGAACAAGCTTGTAAAACTTTTGTTGATATTAAAAAACAATACAAACAAATTAGTGAAGATGAAAAATTAAAAAATTTATGAAAAGTAAATCCCGCTATGCTTATTCAAGTAAAAGATAAAATGCTTGAAAAAGAAGCTGAATTTAATAAAGAAATAAAACAGATTATTAAAATTTTGGAAAAATATAATTTAAGTTATGCTAAATATTTTTCAGAAGAAAAAACAAAAACTGTTGCCGGTAATACTTCAAAAACTGATTTAAATTCTTTATCTAAAAAAGATAGTGATGTTGATGTAATAATTTTTAAAGTTGGACCTGCAACTGGTTGAGATATTCCCAGAGCTTGTATGTTAGTTCAGTTAAGAAATGTTTCTTCAGAAACACTTGATAAACAAACACTTGGAAGAATTAAGCGTTTTCCTATTCCTATAAAAATTGAAAACGAAGATCACAGAAAAGAATTAAGTAATTCAATAGCTAATGAGTTTTTTGTTTATTCAAATAATAAAAAATTTGATCAAAATTTACGCGAAAGAATCTATTACTTAAAAGAGCAATACAAAAACAAAAAATTTCTTGTTGGAGAGATTGATAAAGCTAGCATAATTAAAATAAATCAAACTTACAAAGAAGAAGTTTATGAATTAATTTCCAAAGAATTTGAACAAATTTGTGAAAAATTTGAAAAATTTAGAAAGAAAAATCAAGACTTTTTAAAGATTACAAGAAAAAGTAATATCAATGAAGGTAGATTTATAGAAAAAACAATTTTCGATCAAATTGAGCTTGAAATTTTTAATGAATCATTAATAGAAAAATACAAGAAGCTAATAACCAAGGATATGTGAAAGGAAATTGAATCAATTTATAATCAGAAAATTAATGAAAATATTAGAGTTTCAATCCAATATTATAAACACTACATTTTAACTGATTTACTAGAGGATATTAAACAACTAAATGTAGAAAATTGGGAAAACACTAATCCTACTTTAAATATAAAACAAATCATTGCTCCACCAGAAGAATATGTAGAAGATTATGAAATTATTGACATCAATGACTCAAAAGATTCTTCAAAAAATTATATAGAAATTAAAAGTGAAATCGAAAAATATGCCTATTCCAATAATAAAAAATTGGGAAAAAATGAAGTAAAAGTTTCTGTAGATTCAGAACCAGAAAGAAAATTTGTTCGTTTCTTTACTAATTGATTAGAAGACGATGCTGATGATAATTTGGAAATTAACATTTGATTTAGAAACTTTGCAAATAATTCAAAAAGTATATTTTGAGATTACTTTGAACAAACACAAGTAAAAAAATCTTATCCTGATTTCATTGTTTGTATCAATCAACACCAAATTAATATTGAAATTAAAGGCAAAGGGAACAAAGACATAAGTCCTGAAAAAACCAAAGATTTAATTCAGATGACACAAAAATATGTAAAAAAAGCTAATGAGAATTCTTTAAACAATAAACAAAAAAATAACTTGAATTTTACTTCATTAATTTGTTGACCTAAAAATGAAAGTGATGATAATTTCTTATGCAAAGGTGCTTCAACGTTAGAAAAAATAAATCATTTATTTAAACCACAATCACTTTTAGTCACCGAAAGAAAAGATGCACAAGAATATAAGATTGAAGAAATTGGTCTTAAAAAGATTTTTAGAAAATTAGCAAACTAATTGCTTCTTAAAAAAAAAAAACTACAAAATGAGGTGGTACCCTTTTCTTCTAAAATTTTTTGAGTGTTTTAATTAATTATAATTTGAAATGAATGCTTCCCTAAATTTAATGGGAGACATTCATTTTATTTTGTCTTTAATTCGTTTGTGATTGTAATAATAAATATAATTTGAAATTGCTTTGTGAAGTTGTTTAAAAGTTAAAAATTCTTTTTCGTGACCATAAAACATTCTCTTTTTAATGTTACAAAAAACGATTCAATAACGCTATTATCTAAACAATTTCCTTTTCGAGACATGGACTGAATTATTCCTTTTGTTTTAATTTTTCTGAAAATTGTCTATGTTGATACTGTCAACCTTGATCACTGTGAAAAATCAAACCTTCAAGATTTTTGTGTTTGGAAAAAGCTTTTTGAAGCATTTTTCTAATTTGTTGGTTGTTAGCACTTGTAGACAAATCTCAAGCAATAACTTCACCATTAAACATATCTAAAATTGGTGATAAATATGCTTTTCCAAATGAACCGCTAAATTCAGTTACATCTGTAGTTCATTTTTGATTTGGTTGAGTTGCGACAAAATTTCTATTTAAAATATTGTCTGCAATTTTGCCTACAGTTCCTTTGTAAGATTTGTATTTTCTTCTAGGACAAATTGCTTTGAGATTGAATTTTTCCATTAATCTGCGAACTTTTTAAGTCCAATTTTATAGCCTCTATTATTAAGTTCAGCTTTTATTCTTCTTTTTCCATATCTTGCTTTATTTTCGTCAAAAATAAGCTTCATTTGGCTTATAATTTCTTCATTTTTCTTGTCAAAATCTTCTTTTTGAGTTCATAATAAAAAGTAGATATAGGAATAGAAAACTCTTTTAATACTTGAGTTAAGCGAAGGTTTTTGTCAGCTTTTACTCTATTATAAATTTTTTTTATTTTTTCTTGCCTTGGTTGATTTGAGTCAAAGATCTCTACCAAGGCTTTTCACTTTTTTAGTACTTCAATTTCCTTTTTTAAAAGTTTATTTTCTTTTTCAAAGTTTTTTTTCTCTTTTTTAAAATGCTTGAGTTCTTCTTTAAGAAGTTTGAGTTCTTAATATACGGATGTTAGAGAATTAGATTGATCTTTACTATTTAAATTTTTTGAAACTTTTGAACGTTTATCATTAAGAATTTTAGATTTCATTATTGGTCTTCCTTTGTTTAATTCTAAACCACTAATTCCCGATTCTAAATATTTTTTTGTTCAAAAAGATATTTGACTTGGATTAAGATTATTTTCAAGTGAAATTTTAACAATTGGTTCACCAGCTAAAAATCTTTTAACAACACTTAATCTTTCAACTATAGTCCATTCTTTATTTCGTGGTTTTTTCCTAAGGCCTTGAACTCCTAATTTGTCATAAATTTTTTCTCAAAACTTTACTTGATTTAAAAAATTTTTCTGACTTGTATTAGCAAAATCGGGCTTTTTAATTTCAATTCCTTTTTTGTATTTTTTTACACATTCTAATTTAAATTCTAATGAATATTTCATAAAAATCCCCTTTTCTATTTTCCTAAGAAAAGGGGATCTGCTCAAAATGTAGTTTTTTTTATTGAAACTCTATTTTAATAACTTGATTTTGACCAAAAATATGAACTGACTTGTCTGGATGAAAATGTGCTTGCTGATATGAAATAAACATTTTTTGTTCATCATCTGAAAAATAAATATGTCAAACAATAAAATTTTCTGGATATTTCAAAAATTCTGGATCTTTTCAAGGAATAACGTTATTTTTAGCAACTACATTTATAATTTGATTTTGTATTAATTCATCAAAAGTTTTTTCAATTATTTTGTTTTGTTTTAAATTAATTTTAGCTTGAACAAGAGTAATGTTTTGGTTTTGTTTAATGTTTGCAACATTCTCATTGAGAGTTGGAGATTTCACTATGATTTCAGGCAATGGTTCTTTGTCTAAAATTTGTTCATATTTAAATAGCGTGTTAAAAAATAATTCTTTGAAGTTTAAATAAGTTATTTTTTTTATTAACTTTATTTTAGCTTCTCTTGAATAAACTGCTTCAGGATTATTAATTTCAGCTCTTGGATTACAAAAATCTGACTGGTTTTCTTGGCAAGGCTTGAAAATATTTTGTCAAAAATCTTCTGAAAAAGCATCTCAAGTTTTCTTTAGGTTATTAATTTGTGAATTTTCTGAATTTCTTAGGTCTCTTTTTTTTATTTTTTCTTCAATATCTCTTCTTTTTTCTTCATCTTTTTTTAATTTTTCTTCTATTTTTAGATTATGGTTTTCTTGTTCTGAATTACAAGACAAAAACAAAAATGAAGGTAACAATAGAGTTCATAAATAGAAATATTTAAATTTTTTGTTGTTCATATTAGAAATCTTTATTTAAAAATTATAACAAACAGAATAAAAAAATAAAATTTTACAATTTGTATTTTTTGTTACATATATCAAGAAAAATAAAGTCAATTTTTATAATTTAATCAAAAAAGAAAGGAAACAAATTTGAACTTAAATTATAAAGACATTGCTTTAAAAATGAAGGTAAAAATTCAAAGTTTTGGTGGATTTTTGTCTTCAATGATTATGCCAATTATTGGTATTTTTATCTCTTGAGGTTTACTAACTTCGTTTTTCATTCCAACAGGATGAACTCCAAATTCTACTTTAGCAGGTATGGTAGGAGTTGGCATTAAATATCTTATTCCTATTTTAATTGGGTTTTTTGCTGGTAAAAAAATTTATTTAATTCGTGGAGGTGCTATTTCTGCTTTAATAGCTTCGGCTGTTATTGCTGCAGGAGATAGTGAAATTTTTAAATCTATTGCAGGAAAAGAATCTGTAATGATTTTAGGAGTTATGATACTTTCACCACTTGCTGCATTAGTTTTAAAACACACTGAAAAAAATTGAATTCACAAAATTAAACCTGGTTTTGAAATGTTAGTAAATAATTTTTATTTAGGAATTTTAGGATTTTTACTTTGTTTTCCTGCGTTTTACTTTTCTGCTTACATCATAGCTTATATAAATGTTTTTTTATCATTAATTGTAGGTAAAATGCAAGAACACAAACTCTATCCTATTGTTGCTATTGTTGTAGAACCTGCAAAAGTTTTATTTTTAAATAATGCTATAAACCATGGAATTTTTACTCCTTTGGGAACACAGGAAGTTCAAAATTCAGGTAAATCAATTTTATTTTTACTTGAATCAAATCCTGGACCTGGGCTAGGAATTTTATTAGCTTGACTAATTTTCGGAAAAGACAAAACTGTTAAATCACAAGCTGGTTCATCTTCTATTATTCATCTATTTGGTGGAATTCATGAAGTTTACTTTCCATTTGTTTTACTAAAACCTATTTTAATAATAGCAGCTATAGCAGGTGGTGTAGTAGGAAATACAATTTTCCAAATCTTTGATGTTGGAGCAGTTGCGCCTGTTAGTCCTGGATCTATTATTGCGCAATATATTCAGGTGAAAAAAACTGGAATGGATTTAGCAGGTCTGAGCTTGGGAATTTTTGGATCAGCTATTAGTTCTTTTTTAGTATCTTTAGTGATTTTATATTTTTCTAAAATAAAACAAAAATTCTTTAGAAAAGAAGAAAAAAACAAAAATATCGACTTAGAACAAGCTCAACAATTATCTAGATCTTTAAAACTTTCTGATAATAGTAAAAAAGAAAATAAAGCTCATGATTTTTCTAAAATTTGATTTATTTGTGATGCAGGAATGGGTTCTTCTGTAATGGGAAGCGGAATACTAAAAAAACTATTAAAAGAAGAAAACTTAAACAATATTGAAGTACTACACAAATCAATTTCTAATATTGATAAAACAGAAAAATGCATCATCACAATCTCATCTTTAGCAGATAGAATCAAAACACAAAATCCCGATGCCCATTATTTTATAATAAATCAATTTTTAGATTTACAAGGATACAAAAATATAATCAATGAAATCAAAAATAAAAAATAAAGTTTTAATTTTCGGAGCTGGAAATATAGGTCGTGGATTAGTAGCTTATATTTTTAACAAAAATGATTTTGAAATTATTTTTGTTGATAAAAATCAAGATTTAATAGATGAAATTAATCAAAAAAAACAATACAAAATAATTGATATAAACAGCAAAGATGAAGTAATTATCAAAAACATTCAAGCAATTCATTTAGAAGATGCAAAGTTAAAAACGTATTTAAAACAATCAAAATATATTACAACTTCATTAGGATCAAATAATTTAAAATATTTAGTTCCTTATTTGCAAGAGCATTTTCAAACTTTTTCGAAATTACAATTTATTTTATGCTTTGAAAATGGTTATAAAATATCTTCTGAATTTGCTAAATTATTTTTTGATATTCAACCTAATATTAGATTTATTGACTTAGTTGTTGATAGAATAATTCCTAGTAAAAAATCCAAAAATATCGATGTATTTGTAGATAATTTTTTTGAAGTTATAGCTGATAAAAATGAACAAAAAAGAAGCAAAAAACTTAAATTAATTAGTTATGTCAAAGACATTGATGCTTATACTTTTAGAAAATTACTTCTTGTAAATTCACTTCATTCTTATTTAGGTTATCTTGGTTATTTAAAGAAATTAAAATTTGTTAGTGAAAGTGCAAATGATGTAAAAATTATAAAAAATATCAAAAATTTAGCTTCTATTAATATAAAAATACTAACATCGAATTTTAAAGAATTTAAAGAAATTCAACTTCAGAAATACTTTCTCAATACTCTAAAACGCTTCAAAAATAAACAACTTTTTGATTTAAACACAAGAGTTGCTAGAAATCCAATTACTAAAATTTCTGAAAACGAAAGATTTAACTTAATTTATCAAAATGTTTTGAAATTTCACCTAAATAAACAACCTATTTTAGATGTATTTAAATCAATTCTACAATTTGATTTTGTAGATGATAAACAAGCTCAGGAAATTCAAAATGCTATAAAAATGAAGCAAATTAAACATTTTTTGCAAGAAAATACTAAACTAAATTTAGAAGATATCAAGACTTTATTAAAGGTAGACAATGAACAAAATACTTAAAAAAGAAAATATATTTTTAAATCAAGAATTTTATAGCAAAAATGAAGTATTTAACTTTGTTTTTAAAGTATTTTTTAGTAATAATTCTGTAACAAAAGAATATCTTGATTCTATGATAAAACGGGATCAACTATCTTCAGTAGCTTTAGGTAATTACTTACTATTACCACATGGAGATAGTGATTCTGAAAAGCACATACTTAAAAACGATGTTTGCATTGTACATTTAAAAAAAGAATTAAAATGGGATAATCAAATAGTTAAAATAATCTTTGCTCTTGCTTTAAAAGGTGATAATCAGATGGAATTTATTCAACTGGCAGGAATCAGTTTTTCTGATGAAAATAAAGTAAAAGAATTGGTTTATAAGCCTAATATAAACAAAGAAGAAATTATCAATTTTTTAAAAAATGTACAAAAGTAGTGTTTTTAATTTAATTTTATATAAAAAAATAAGCATATTTAATTTAGGAGTATAATTTTGTTGTAGAGGTAAATTGTGTTAAGCAAAATTAGAAAATTCTACAATTCAAGAATCACTTTTCTTTTTAAAATAAATAAATTTAATAAGTTGATAATAGAACTTAAATATTTATTTTTACAATTTATCTTTAGGTTTTTTAAAAAATATACTAATAATATCGGCAGAGTCTCGCTAACTGTTTTTAACTAATTAAATTAAAAAACAATTTTAGGAGACACTATGAAAAAATTATTATTCCAAATAGGTGATGTATCTCAACTTGCCTATGCTTTTCAACCAGTAGTTCAACATCAAATGGTTTTAAGTAATACTCCCGATACCACAGATCCTATGCAGGTACCACAAATTCCTATTGAGCCAATCGATATAGTTCCTATAAGAGATTATGACAATACTTATGAATCAGCCTTATATTTTACTAGACCAGAAGTTGCGGATTTTGTTGAAAATACTCTTGAAAATTTACCAATAGGAGTTGAAAGAGAACAGTTTTTAGAAAAATGGAAAGAAAAAACTAATGATTTTACAACTGGTAAATTAACTGAACAAGACATTATTGATTCTATTGGTCGTGAAAATTTTAAAACAAAAGACTTAAATTTAATTAACTCTAATATTGATAATAAATCTAAAACTTTGACTAAAAAAGAAATTAAAGATTCAAGAAGCATTAATAAAAATAAGTCAAATACAAGTTATATAAAAAGTTCTAACAGAGATTTAGTAAATTCTAAGAAGAAACAACAAGATTTAATTACAAGTAATGAATGAGAAAAAGCAAAAAAATCATTTTTTTATAAAAAAGAAAAATTAAAAAATTATATTGAATATTTACATTCTATTGATACCAAAAATCAAGTATTTAATGACATTAGCATTGCTTTAACTGCTGTTGCTTGAGGCTTAGCTGCCGCTTATACTGCTGCTGCATTTTGAACATTTGGTGCTACAATTCCTTTAGCAATTAGCGCTACTGTTCAAGCTTCATTATCTACATGATTTTTAAAATCAAGTATTGATGAACAAAATGAAATCAAAAAGAATTTAATAGATATAGAAAAGTTTTACAATTCTTATGAAGTTCAATTTATGAGTGATTTTTTTAATAAAAAATATAGTGAAATAAATGAAATATTTAAAGATAATACAGATGATTTAAAAAAATGAAAAAATTTCCTTTCTGAAAAACTAATTACATACACATTTGATCAAATTATAGAAGAATTTAATACCAAATGAATTCACAAAACTATTAATTGAATGGAAAAAAATAGTTTTAAAACTCCACTAAATTCATGAAAAGAATTATTAAAATATCCAGAAGAAAGATGTCTTGGTCCAAAAGTGACAGGTCTCGTAAAATTTTATAGAGCAATGAAAAATATAGATAAAACTATAGCAGATTTTGTTGCTAGTTCTACAGAGAAAAGAATTATTATTGTTTCAACTGCAATAGCAAACCCTATAGGTGAGTTTTTAAATTTTTTAGATAGTATGCTCTCATATTTAAATTTGGTTACAACATTTGTAATAGATTACATACACAAGTAGTTAAAAGGGTTTATCGTGAACACTAAATTGTCTGAAGAACTAATATACAATAATTTTCTTGTAAAAATTTATAGAAAAACAAGTGTTTTATCTTCATTTTTCTTCATTATTGTATTTCTTTTGTCTGTTTTTGCATCTTTAAATGTAATTGCACTAAAATACAAATTTATTCAAATTAAATCAACAAAAGTCAGTGATTTTTTTAATAACATAAATAATTCAATTTACTGATTAATATTTTGAATCTTTATAATTTTAACTATTATTTTTTTCTTTTATATTTTTATGCAAGTCAAAAAAAGAAAAAAAATAATAAGTATTTTACCTCAGGCTATTTACTTACAAATCCATAATTTTGATTCTAAAGATATTTTTCTAAAAGAAGTAAATTTATGAGATCAATATCAAAAATTCAAAAATCGAAAAATAAATGAATATAAAATCAATTATGGTGTTGGAATTTTAAGTAGTTGATTTACAACTATATGTGTGTGAATTTTAATTTGAAAAATATTTGCTTTTGGTCGTAGATTTAAAGGTGCATATTATAATTATCATTATATTCCTCATTACTTTCCTCTAAGAAAAAATAAAATAAAACACTATTTAATTAAATTTAATTTTACTGATTTTCCTGAATTAGAAAGACAGAAAGAATTTTTTCCTGAAACATTTGAAAATTACAAACAAGAATTTATGGAAAAACTTGAAAAATATTCAAATTTTGAAGAATATTTTTTAGAAAATACAGCAAAATTTTTTAAGTCTAAACCTTGAAGCAAAATAATAGTGACTTTTTGTCTTTTTATTAGTACTTTTTCTCTAATACAATTTGCTATAACCATGTTTATCGATCTATACATTAATGTAGGTGTGGTTATACAAAGTGAACTAGCTTATGAAATTTCGTTTTTTGTTATATTAACAATATTTTCTTTATTATGAGTTTTAAGTGATCAAATTATATTTGAATATCATTTAAAAGAATTTATTATCTTT
This Mycoplasma sp. 1654_15 DNA region includes the following protein-coding sequences:
- a CDS encoding type III restriction endonuclease subunit M, encoding MNKKEELLKDHLKELEQISKSSLNENQKELIKLNLEILKNNDKISIDEFEQIWRFLKQRVATGFVFDEAPEINNQSIAILEKDEKLSFSSSKMKDNLQNSLIIGENYDVLKNLIGVERERERILTSI
- a CDS encoding DNA methyltransferase, which codes for MTDEQITADKFIYRDKFSRTGWLNLLSERLKLAKQLLKENGVILVSIDDNEQAYLKVLMDEIFGEENFLVNLIWINAWGSKQDAKYFSQNHEYILVYAKNIKKLKIKKINIAENSDQWKWNDKIQKWEKKLANLQKGSNEETIFDRKKMAYIIWWNEKLNLFKTDNNIDFNLITEDLTTDTIIYDYSTSERQLLISQGYTPIIPKIVRKNKYGRWTVSEQTFLEKVKNNEVKVQKIKDSYQIFRYDVQDKIPNSKEQNPRSVIFNSTLNKLLENEDNNEQIQRVSTSDGSSILRSIFNFDSFFDFPKPVNLIKYIIDLFPSKNTRVLDFFAGSGTTGQAVLELNKEDGGNRSFVLVTNNENNIGQNVTYERLYRINKGEGTKGQKDFEWIKKNEAFDTSLNVFWSKTYNTSLLNNNITNQELKDKFIKLLKDFGINKDKEKIDDSVLKTLSSLRPYKEENKEE
- a CDS encoding DEAD/DEAH box helicase family protein, coding for MELSEKQAQAVDLLVYKWKKAFDNQQKTSITFKAPTGSGKTFIIANFIDRVMEEFDKNSGKKLVFIYNTISNAELPKQTLNKFEDYKFHLNSMKNATIKYKESPSKQKEAKGDQEYNILAKEADIFIFGTSSFGKSTIFVKEGKLDAFIDELRFDYYVVYIRDEAHIGTSKISEKPDAKSFDKKIKELDNVFELMMTATPKENDDIVEITNKDLDEDNWKLLKANKNINLNISYESTDEIDNSFLLEQACKTFVDIKKQYKQISEDEKLKNLWKVNPAMLIQVKDKMLEKEAEFNKEIKQIIKILEKYNLSYAKYFSEEKTKTVAGNTSKTDLNSLSKKDSDVDVIIFKVGPATGWDIPRACMLVQLRNVSSETLDKQTLGRIKRFPIPIKIENEDHRKELSNSIANEFFVYSNNKKFDQNLRERIYYLKEQYKNKKFLVGEIDKASIIKINQTYKEEVYELISKEFEQICEKFEKFRKKNQDFLKITRKSNINEGRFIEKTIFDQIELEIFNESLIEKYKKLITKDMWKEIESIYNQKINENIRVSIQYYKHYILTDLLEDIKQLNVENWENTNPTLNIKQIIAPPEEYVEDYEIIDINDSKDSSKNYIEIKSEIEKYAYSNNKKLGKNEVKVSVDSEPERKFVRFFTNWLEDDADDNLEINIWFRNFANNSKSIFWDYFEQTQVKKSYPDFIVCINQHQINIEIKGKGNKDISPEKTKDLIQMTQKYVKKANENSLNNKQKNNLNFTSLICWPKNESDDNFLCKGASTLEKINHLFKPQSLLVTERKDAQEYKIEEIGLKKIFRKLAN
- a CDS encoding PTS mannitol transporter subunit IICB, translating into MNLNYKDIALKMKVKIQSFGGFLSSMIMPIIGIFISWGLLTSFFIPTGWTPNSTLAGMVGVGIKYLIPILIGFFAGKKIYLIRGGAISALIASAVIAAGDSEIFKSIAGKESVMILGVMILSPLAALVLKHTEKNWIHKIKPGFEMLVNNFYLGILGFLLCFPAFYFSAYIIAYINVFLSLIVGKMQEHKLYPIVAIVVEPAKVLFLNNAINHGIFTPLGTQEVQNSGKSILFLLESNPGPGLGILLAWLIFGKDKTVKSQAGSSSIIHLFGGIHEVYFPFVLLKPILIIAAIAGGVVGNTIFQIFDVGAVAPVSPGSIIAQYIQVKKTGMDLAGLSLGIFGSAISSFLVSLVILYFSKIKQKFFRKEEKNKNIDLEQAQQLSRSLKLSDNSKKENKAHDFSKIWFICDAGMGSSVMGSGILKKLLKEENLNNIEVLHKSISNIDKTEKCIITISSLADRIKTQNPDAHYFIINQFLDLQGYKNIINEIKNKK
- a CDS encoding mannitol-1-phosphate 5-dehydrogenase yields the protein MKSKIKNKVLIFGAGNIGRGLVAYIFNKNDFEIIFVDKNQDLIDEINQKKQYKIIDINSKDEVIIKNIQAIHLEDAKLKTYLKQSKYITTSLGSNNLKYLVPYLQEHFQTFSKLQFILCFENGYKISSEFAKLFFDIQPNIRFIDLVVDRIIPSKKSKNIDVFVDNFFEVIADKNEQKRSKKLKLISYVKDIDAYTFRKLLLVNSLHSYLGYLGYLKKLKFVSESANDVKIIKNIKNLASINIKILTSNFKEFKEIQLQKYFLNTLKRFKNKQLFDLNTRVARNPITKISENERFNLIYQNVLKFHLNKQPILDVFKSILQFDFVDDKQAQEIQNAIKMKQIKHFLQENTKLNLEDIKTLLKVDNEQNT
- a CDS encoding PTS sugar transporter subunit IIA; this encodes MNKILKKENIFLNQEFYSKNEVFNFVFKVFFSNNSVTKEYLDSMIKRDQLSSVALGNYLLLPHGDSDSEKHILKNDVCIVHLKKELKWDNQIVKIIFALALKGDNQMEFIQLAGISFSDENKVKELVYKPNINKEEIINFLKNVQK